CTCGCAAATTGGAGTTCGCTTTCAGTTACTGCTTCCAAGCCCAGAAGAAGATGCTGAATCTTTGGAGTTAGTCCTTGAAAACGAGCGCGCCGCCGACTACACACAACGGGTCACCATTGCTAAAAGCATCGCGGCCATCAAGCGCTGGCAGCAACAACGTCAACTCAATCGCGATTTTCCATGGGCCCCAATCGTTTGTGCAGACACCACCGTCAGCCTTCCAGACTCACCCGATCACGAAATCCTCGGAAAGCCACGCGATGAAGAAGATGCAGAAAGAATATTGCAAATCTTGAGCGGTCAGACGCATTGGGTTTACACAGCAGTTGCCATCACCCCAGAGCCAACAAGTACCCCAGTCTGTGCATTGCAAAAATCAAGGATACGATTTGCAACATTAGGCCCTGAACAAATTAAATCCTATGTGAGCAGTGGCGAAGCGTTTGGGAAAGCGGGTGCCTATGGTATTCAAGGGATGGCAGCATCGTTTATCGAGGAGATTTCTGGAAGCTATAGCGGTATCATGGGGCTTCCCTTATTCGAAACCGCCCAACTATTGCAAACAGCCCACGTACGTTTTGGATTAAACCATCCATGAGTCAAGAAATCCTCATCAACATCACCCCACAAGAGACACGAGTTGCTTTAATAGAACAAAATGCTGTTCAAGAGCTGCATATTGAACGGACGCGTCAACGTGGAATTGTGGGTAATATTTATTTAGCCAAAGTGGCGCGGGTCTTACCTGGGATGCAGTCGGCATTTATCGATATTGGCCTAGAGCGTGCGGCATTTATTCACTTTAATGATTTGGGTGAACCCCAACCTGGCGGTCAAATTGAAAAGGTGTTGTTTGAAGGTCAGACACTCCTAGTGCAAGTGCTGAAGGATCCACTGGGGACTAAGGGAGCAAGGCTCACCCGCCAAATTAGTATTGCGGGGCGTAATTTAGTCTACCTGCCGCAAATTCATCGACCGCTAGGGCAAGAGATTCATATCGGAATCTCGCAAAAGATCGAGAACCCTGAGGAGCGCGAAGCCCTCAAAAATCGCCTCAAGGGCCTAATTCCTGCAGATGAATCCGGGGATATCATTGTTCGCACCAGTGCTGAGCATGTTAGCGACGAAACCTTAGTTTCAGACTTGAAGTATCTACGTGCCACCTGGCAGCAAATTGCTCAACGAGTAAAAGAGAAGGCGGCTCCTGCGCTTCTTCATCAGGACCTCAATTTGGCAGAGCGCGTATTGCGCGACATGGCTGGCCCTGAAACCCTTCAGATTCGGATTGATTCAGCAGAAAACTTTGAGCGCCTCACTCAGTTTGCACAAACCTTTATGCCGCAGCTGAGTTCAAAGCTAACTCTCTACCGGGGTGAGCGCGCCCTTTTTGATCTCTTTGATATTGACTCTGAAATTAATAAAGCCTTAGGTCGGCGCGTCGATCTTAAATCGGGCGGCTATCTCATGATCGATCAAACCGAGTCAATGACCACGATTGATGTCAATACTGGAAGTTTCGTAGGGGCTCGTAATTTAGACGATACCGTCTTTAAAACCAATCTAGAGGCTGCACAAGCAATCGCCCGTCAATTGCGCTTACGCAATTTGGGCGGCATCATTATTATTGATTTCATCGACATGACCCAGAGCGATCATCAAGAAGCCGTTCTTAGCGAGCTAAAAAAGAATTTAGCGCGCGATCATGTGCGCACCAATGTGAATGATTTCTCATCATTAGGACTCATTGAGATGACTCGCAAACGCACCCGCGAGTCTTTGTCTCATATTCTGTGTGAACCCTGTTCCTCCTGCAATGGTAAGGGCGAAACTAAAACACCCCAGACGATTTGCTATGAAATCTTGCGAGAGATTGTGCGCGAACACCGTCAATTTAATCCTAAGGAGTTCCGTATCGTTGCTGCGCCCGATGTTATTGATTTATTTTTAGAGGAAGAAAATCAGTTCTTAGCCATGCTCGGCGACTTTATTCAAAAACCAATTCGCCTCCAAGCGGAGGCTGGCTTTAAGCAAGAGCAATACGATATTGTTCTAAATTAATGCGTTTCACTAAACTGCAAGCGATGCAGGCTTGCATATAGCCCATTCTTCGTAATCAACTCACAGTGCGGGCCATATTCCATGATCTCACCATGATCAATTACCGCAATATTATCGGCATGCTCAATCGTCGATAAACGATGTGCAATAACCAAAGTGGTTCTACCAGCCATGAGCCGATCAAGTGCCTCTTGCACTTGCCGCTCAGACTCTGAATCAAGGGCTGACGTTGCTTCATCCAAAATCAAGATTGGTGCGTCTTTGTAAATCGCACGCGCAATCGCTAGGCGTTGTCGCTGACCACCGGATAAGCGGTTGCCATTATCTCCAATCTGCGTATCTATTCCATCAGGTAACTCAGAAAGTAAATTAGATAAATTAGCCGCCTCAAGCGCTTCGATTACACGACCACGATCAATCGCATCACCCGTACTTGAGCCATAGGCAACATTCGCTGCAATGGTGTCATTAAATAGAATGACATCTTGGCTGACAAAGGCAATTTGTTTTCGTAAATCAGTTAAAACGATTTCCTCAATCGGAATTTGATCGAGCACAATTCGACCAGATTTAGGCCGATAAAAACGAGGTAATAAATTAACCAATGTTGATTTGCCACCACCCGATGGTCCTACAAAGGCAACGACCTCGCCCGGCTTAATCCCAAGGTTGATATTGCGTAAAGTATCTTTTCGGCCCCCTTCTTGATCATAAGAAAAAGAAAGGTCTTCAAAGTTTATCTCACCCTTGGCCTTATCAAGCCGCTTCAAATTGGATGTTTGCGCTTTTTCTTCCTCAATCGGCTGATCAATTAACTGAAAGATCATCTCAGCAGCAGTCAGCCCCCGCTGCAAGGGTTGATTTATGTCCGCCAAATGCTTAAGTGGCGACACAATCAATAGCATCGCTGTGATGAACGCCGCAAAACTACCAACCGTCACGCCCTGGCTCGCTGATTGCATGATGGCAATGACCAGGACTACCGATAAAGCCATCGAGGCAATCAACTGAGTGATCGGCTGATTTAGTCCACCAGCAACTGCGGCTTTGAGCGTGAACTTACGCAATTGCTCGGCTTTTTCCATAAATCGCCGCATCTCATAATCCTCACCGCCATGCACTTTGACAATCTTATGGCCGGCCGCAGCCTCCTCAACCACGTACGCTAACTCACTGGTCATGCTCTGCTGCTGGCGATTGAGGCTGCGTAAGCGCTTATTGATCTTACTCATCACATACGCAATGATGGGAAAAATCACGAAGACTACTAATGTCAAGCGCCAGTTCAAATACAGCAAATACCCCATCAAGCCGATCACAGTCAGTAAATCGCGTACCAGACTGATCAACATTCCACCCATAATCGATAAGACATTATTGACCTCAAAGACCACTGCATTAATTAAGTTTGAGGCTGTGGTCTTTTGGTAATACTCGGTCTTGGCACGCAAGAGCCTGGCAAACATTTGTTCGCGCAGTTTTAACAAAATATTGCTAATCACCTTGGTTAGCAAATAGTTAGAGAGAAATTGAGCGCCGCTTCGCACAATAGCCAGCCCCACCAGAAAGACGGGGACGAGCCATAACTGATTATTCATCTTGCCAGAAAAGCCATCATCCAAGAGGGGCTTCATCAGAGCGGGTATAGAGGTCTCCGAGGCGGCTACCAGAGCCATAGCCAACAGGGATCCAACGATCAGGCGGGTATGGGGGCGTAAATAGCCAATGAGTCGATTTAGGGCTTGACGGTCTGAAGCATTCATATAATGAATTATGCCCACCTTATCAGTCATACTTATTACTCGGAATGAAGAAGCCAATCTTGGGGATTGTTTAGCCTCCTTAGACGGGCTAGCTAATCAAATTGTAGTGGTAGATACCCAAAGCACTGATAAAACCCTGGAGATTGCTAAAGCGTATGGGGCGCTGATCAGTTCCCCTGAGGATTGGCCAGGCTTTGGTCCCCAAAAGAATCGAGCCCTTGACTTGGCAAACTCCGATTGGGTCCTATCGCTCGATGCCGATGAGCGACTCACTCCCGAACTTCGTGCTGAGATCAAAGCAGTTCTCAATCAACCGCAAACCAACTGCTATGCCATTCCAAGACTATCGTGGTACTGCGGACGATTTATGCGCCATTCGGGCTGGACACCCGATTATGTTGATCGCCTCTTTAAGCGGGGAACTGCTAGGTTCTCGTCTGACTTAGTGCATGAACGTTTAATCCCCGAGGGCTCTGTTCTGAAACTCAAAAATCAAATGCTTCATTACAGCTTTATGAACCCTGAGCAGGTTAGAGCAAAAATGGAGCGCTATTCTACCGACTCCGCTCAACAGGCATTTGCCAAAGGCAAAACTGGCAATCCAATCAAAGCCGTTTTGCATGGAACCTGGTCGTTTATTCGAACATACTTCTTACGGGCTGGTTTTTTAGATGGTCCCCAAGGCTTTTCTCTTGCTCTAGCTAACGCACAAGGATCATATCTACGCTATATTAAGCTGTGGAAGCTTGAAAAAAATAGAAAACAATGACCTTCGTTTCTGTAATTATTGCTACGTACAACTGGCCAGAAGCTCTTCACCTGTGCTTAGAATCGTTGCGCAATCAAACCGTAAATAATTATGAAATCTTGATAGCGGATGATGGCTCCAAAGAAAATACCCGGGTTCTTATTGACAGCCACTCGCAAGATTTTCCGGTCCGTATCACTCATTTATGGCAAGAAGATATCGGATGCAGGAAAACTTTAATTGGCAATAAAGGGATTTATGCCGCAAAAGGGGATTATTTAGTCTTTCTTGATGGAGATTGTGTTGTGCAACCAGATTTTATTGAAAACCATCTTCGTCTCGCAAAAAAAGGTTGTGTTGTTACTGGAAGTCGAATTTTATTGAATCAAGAATTTACTCAAGAAATTTTATCTACAAAACAATTCGACTTTAATCATCTTAAATCATGGTCGTTTTTTTATCGTCTAAGAGGGTATTTAAATAAATTTCTTCCCTTATATATAAAACTCAATGATGGCCTGTGGAGAAATTACAAAAAATTTGTTTGGAGGCGTATTAAAGGATGCAATATGGCGTGCTGGAAAGCAGATGCTGTCAGAGTGAATGGCTTTGACGAAACAATAACTGGCTGGGGTCATGAAGATGCTGACTTTATTTTTCGATTA
This genomic window from Polynucleobacter sp. MWH-UH24A contains:
- a CDS encoding glycosyltransferase family 2 protein; this translates as MPTLSVILITRNEEANLGDCLASLDGLANQIVVVDTQSTDKTLEIAKAYGALISSPEDWPGFGPQKNRALDLANSDWVLSLDADERLTPELRAEIKAVLNQPQTNCYAIPRLSWYCGRFMRHSGWTPDYVDRLFKRGTARFSSDLVHERLIPEGSVLKLKNQMLHYSFMNPEQVRAKMERYSTDSAQQAFAKGKTGNPIKAVLHGTWSFIRTYFLRAGFLDGPQGFSLALANAQGSYLRYIKLWKLEKNRKQ
- a CDS encoding glycosyltransferase family 2 protein, which gives rise to MTFVSVIIATYNWPEALHLCLESLRNQTVNNYEILIADDGSKENTRVLIDSHSQDFPVRITHLWQEDIGCRKTLIGNKGIYAAKGDYLVFLDGDCVVQPDFIENHLRLAKKGCVVTGSRILLNQEFTQEILSTKQFDFNHLKSWSFFYRLRGYLNKFLPLYIKLNDGLWRNYKKFVWRRIKGCNMACWKADAVRVNGFDETITGWGHEDADFIFRLENIGLQRKSGSWSTEVLHLFHKIRDQSNNSESTKKLLDKIELMRSGQYQ
- the msbA gene encoding lipid A export permease/ATP-binding protein MsbA, which gives rise to MNASDRQALNRLIGYLRPHTRLIVGSLLAMALVAASETSIPALMKPLLDDGFSGKMNNQLWLVPVFLVGLAIVRSGAQFLSNYLLTKVISNILLKLREQMFARLLRAKTEYYQKTTASNLINAVVFEVNNVLSIMGGMLISLVRDLLTVIGLMGYLLYLNWRLTLVVFVIFPIIAYVMSKINKRLRSLNRQQQSMTSELAYVVEEAAAGHKIVKVHGGEDYEMRRFMEKAEQLRKFTLKAAVAGGLNQPITQLIASMALSVVLVIAIMQSASQGVTVGSFAAFITAMLLIVSPLKHLADINQPLQRGLTAAEMIFQLIDQPIEEEKAQTSNLKRLDKAKGEINFEDLSFSYDQEGGRKDTLRNINLGIKPGEVVAFVGPSGGGKSTLVNLLPRFYRPKSGRIVLDQIPIEEIVLTDLRKQIAFVSQDVILFNDTIAANVAYGSSTGDAIDRGRVIEALEAANLSNLLSELPDGIDTQIGDNGNRLSGGQRQRLAIARAIYKDAPILILDEATSALDSESERQVQEALDRLMAGRTTLVIAHRLSTIEHADNIAVIDHGEIMEYGPHCELITKNGLYASLHRLQFSETH
- the rng gene encoding ribonuclease G — translated: MSQEILINITPQETRVALIEQNAVQELHIERTRQRGIVGNIYLAKVARVLPGMQSAFIDIGLERAAFIHFNDLGEPQPGGQIEKVLFEGQTLLVQVLKDPLGTKGARLTRQISIAGRNLVYLPQIHRPLGQEIHIGISQKIENPEEREALKNRLKGLIPADESGDIIVRTSAEHVSDETLVSDLKYLRATWQQIAQRVKEKAAPALLHQDLNLAERVLRDMAGPETLQIRIDSAENFERLTQFAQTFMPQLSSKLTLYRGERALFDLFDIDSEINKALGRRVDLKSGGYLMIDQTESMTTIDVNTGSFVGARNLDDTVFKTNLEAAQAIARQLRLRNLGGIIIIDFIDMTQSDHQEAVLSELKKNLARDHVRTNVNDFSSLGLIEMTRKRTRESLSHILCEPCSSCNGKGETKTPQTICYEILREIVREHRQFNPKEFRIVAAPDVIDLFLEEENQFLAMLGDFIQKPIRLQAEAGFKQEQYDIVLN
- a CDS encoding nucleoside triphosphate pyrophosphatase — its product is MKYDFIYLASQSPRRQELLSQIGVRFQLLLPSPEEDAESLELVLENERAADYTQRVTIAKSIAAIKRWQQQRQLNRDFPWAPIVCADTTVSLPDSPDHEILGKPRDEEDAERILQILSGQTHWVYTAVAITPEPTSTPVCALQKSRIRFATLGPEQIKSYVSSGEAFGKAGAYGIQGMAASFIEEISGSYSGIMGLPLFETAQLLQTAHVRFGLNHP